One Cryptomeria japonica chromosome 9, Sugi_1.0, whole genome shotgun sequence genomic window carries:
- the LOC131038880 gene encoding uncharacterized protein LOC131038880 — MMHEYHIDENEFKTGAGLQSAFVLCHVLRRYELPAKSGGLKNTEIEKFDSSPKSRIPSCGEDKSEDGSKHDSMPNGLGSNSEFGWLPPNNNDFPQVPADISFTRPEATYGYLTGEEMDEYIEQTEIIEEILQACLDSQNSNVDHSFPQDSDADILNGDYIELNDFENCDSSLLFESEFNNGRPGDLGERF, encoded by the exons ATGATGCATGAATACCATATTGatgaaaatgaattcaagacaGGAGCTGGTTTGCAG AGTGCTTTTGTATTATGCCATGTTCTCAGAAGGTACGAACTTCCTGCAAAAAGTGGTGGATTAAAAAATACAGaaattgagaagtttgattcaTCTCCTAAAAGTAGAATTCCTTCCTGTGGTGAAGACAAGTCTGAAGATGGGTCTAAACATGATTCGATGCCAAATGGTTTAGGATCAAATTCCGAGTTTGGATGGCTTCCAccaaacaacaatgattttcctcaAGTTCCAGCTGATATAAGCTTTACTAGGCCTGAAGCTACATATGGATATTTGACTGGTGAAGAAATGGATGAGTATATTGAACAAACAGAGATCATAGAGGAAATTCTGCAGGCATGTCTGGATTCCCAGAATTCTAATGTGGACCATTCTTTCCCTCAGGATAGCGATGCTGACATCTTGAATGGTGACTATATAGAACTTAATGACTTTGAGAATTGTGATTCTTCTCTTTTATTTGAGAGTGAATTCAACAATGGTCGTCCTGGAGATTTGGGAGAGAGATTCTAA